ACCGGCCTCCCGGGAACCGGTTTCCGGGCCGGGCCGTCCAAAGGGCTTCCGCGTGCCGCCAAAGGCATCCCCCTCCTCCGCCCTTGATTTCCGGTCCAAGAAGCGCCTGACGCGGCGCCTGGCGGACCACCTCCGTGAACGCTTCGGCGTCCCCTCCCGCGAGGCCCGGGCCGGCATCCTCGACGCCTTGATCGAGACCCTGCTCTCCCAGAGCACCACCGACCACAACCGCGACCTCGCCTTCGGCGGCCTGAAGCGGCGCTTCCCCGCCTGGGAGCAGGCCGCCGCGGCCCGCCCCGCCGGGATCGCCGCCGCCATCCGGCAGGGGGGCCTGGCCAACCAGAAGTCGGCCCGGATCTCCTCCTTTCTGCGGTGGCTGAAGCGGGAGCGGGGGGAGCTCTCGCTCGAGTTCCTCCACGACGCCCCCGACGCCGAGGCCGTGGCCCTCCTGACGCGCCACAAGGGCATCGGGGTCAAGACCGCCTACGTCACCCTGATGAAGGCCTCCTCGCGGGACCTTTTCCCGGTGGACGTGCACATCCACCGCATCGCCCGGCGCCTCGGCCTCATCGGCCCGCGCGTCACCCCCGAGAAGGCCCACGGGGAGCTGGCGCCCCTCGTCCCCCCCGGCCGGGCCCACGAGCTGCACATGAACCTCCTGGCCTTCGGCCGGGCCGTCTGCACCGCCCGCGCCCCCCGGTGCGGGGAGTGCATCCTCCGCCGCGGCTGCGCCTTCTACCGGAGCCTTCCTCCCGCCGCCAAGGCCGGCGGATGACGGCCGCCATCTCGCTCATCGGCCTGGCCGAGCTCCTGGCCATCCTCTCCTCGCTCACCTACGCCGTCGCCCAGGCCCTCGTCCGGATGGGGATGCGCAACGCCAGCCCCTTCGCCGCCGCCCTGGTCATCAACGGCTGCACGGCGACGGGCGGGCTCATCCTCTCCCTTTGGGACGGCACCCTCCTCGCCTCCACCTTCTGGCCCCTGTTCTGGTACGCGATGGTCGGCGTGATAGGCCCCGGGATCGGCCGCCTGTTCGGCTTCATCGGCATCACCCGCATCGGCCTCAGCCGCTCGACCACCATCGCCTCCTCGACCCCCATCTGGGGCATCGCCTTCGCCGCCCTCGTCCTCGGGGAGGCCCCCACCGCGGGGATCATCCTCGGCACCCTGGGCATCGTCGCCGGGGTGGTCATCCTGAGCCCCACCGAGGCCGAGCGGGAGCGCCTGGGCGGCTGGCTCCAGGCCGGGGTCGTCTATCCGGCCGTCTGCTCCCTCGCCTACGCCCTCCCCCCCGTGTTCTCGAAGCTGGCCTACGCCCACCAGCGGACCCCCTACGTGGGCATGGCGGTGGCCTTCTCGGTGGGGAACCTCGTGACCCTGGCCTTCAAGGGGCTCCGCCCGGCCGAGGTGAGGCTCTCGGTGGGGCGGCCGGCCTGGCGCTGGCTGCTGATCGCGGGGGGGTGCAGCTGCGTGAGCTCCATCCTCCTCTGGAACGCCATCCTCATCGGGAGCGTCTCGACCACCCTCCCCCTCAGCCGGATGGCCCCTTTCTGGGTCCTCCTCATCAGCTATTTCTTCCTGGGTCAGATCGAGCGCATCACCTGGCGGGACGTGATGGCCACCGTCCTCGTGGTCGCGGGCGGGGTGCTCATCACGGCGTTTCGGATTTGAGAGGGAGAATTCGTCCTTGTGCGCAGGCTAGAAATGGAAAGCGACGGTTACAGCATTTCCGGCCTGAACCATTTGCGGTACCTGCCGACCGTCGGCCCCGAGATCATGAACCGGCCGTCGCCGCGATAGTGCAGGGTCTGCGGATATTTAGGCGAAACCGGCGCACGGGCTTTCACAACCTCCAGGACGAACAGGCTGTATTTCCTGATCAGGCTTGAATCGATGAGCCGGCATTCGAAATTGGCGTAGCACTCCTCGATCAGGGGGGCGTTGACCTTCTCGCCCGGCGCCGCCGTCAGCTTAAACCTTGAGAATTTGTCGACATCGCGGCCCGAGCAGTTGCCGATGCCGGCGACTTGAGCCCCGAGTTCCACCGTCGGAACGTTGATCACGCATTCCCTGCTCTTGCGGATCATGTCGAAGCTGTGATTGGCGTTCCAGATGTAGCACCCGACGAGCGACGGCTGGAACTCCATCACCATGTGCCATCCCATGGTCAGGATGTTGGTCTCGTCCTTCCATGCAGAACTCACCAGGACAATGGGGCCCGGCTCGAGGAACCGCCGGATTTCCGACACCGGGAAATCCTTTTTTGCATAAGTCGTCATGGAACACCTCGATGGTGTTGCCGGCGGGGGCGGGACAGGCTCTCGGCGCTCATGACAGCCGTCCCGCCATTCCATGGGGAAGGCGTTATGTTGAGGTATTTAAGTCCTGTGGGATCGCCCCCCTCACCCCTTCATCGGCTCGCAGAGCTCGATGCGGATGTTCTCGGGGCCCTCGACGAAGGCGATGAGCCGGCCGCGGGCGCGGGTGGGATTCCCTTGGACCGGCCCGCACATACATCACGCGCCGTTCTTTTCGGCCCTGCCCTCCATCTCGCCGAAGCCCTTCAATTTCACGGGCGGTCGGTCCGGGAATTCGGCCACGAGGTGCAGCGTCCCGCCCATGCTGCGCACGTAGCCGTGCAGGGTCGAAATCAGCAGGTCGGAGCGCTTTTCGAGCCGCGACACGCCGTCCTGGGTGATGCCGAGGCTCTTGGCCACGCGCTTCTGGGTCAGCCGATGCGCCTTTCTGAGGTCGCGCAGGGACATTTCCCCGGCGATCAGTTCCGCCGCCCTTTTCTCGATCTTCCGCCGCCGCCTCGCGGGCAGCTTCTTCATCTTTTCTTTCAGCGTCGCCGCCATGGCTATCTTCCTTCCTCTTTCTCCAGCCCGGCAAGATGCTCGCCGAACCGCTGGTCCGCCTTGCGGATAAGGTTCCGGTAAAACCGCTGCTCGCCCCCGCCGCTCTTGTCCCCGCACACGAGCAGAACGGCGCGCCGCTTCGGATCAAAGGCGAAGGCGACCCGCCAGACGCCATCCCCGGCCTGGAACCGCAATTCCTTCATGTTGGCGTGCCGGGAGCCTTTCAGCGTATCGGCCCAGGGCCGTTTCAGGGACGGGCCGAATTCCTCAAGCAATCTTGCGTGCGCCAGCAATTCGTCCTGCACGTCCTCCTGCAATTCGTCAAACTCGCGCTCAAAGGCGCCATGAAACAGGATCTCCCATCTCACTTTTTAAGTATGCCTCCAGATACATATGTCGTCAAGTACATATTTTGGGATGGATCAGCCGGCGGAAAATGGTGCCGGACAGGGGACTCGAACCCTTGCGCCCGGCGGATTTTCAGGGGCCGGGGGGCCGGCCCGCCCCTAGGGCCCCTCACCCCTTCATCGGCTCGCAGAGCTCGATGCGGATGTTCTCGGGGCCCTCGACGAAGGCGATGAGCCGGCCGCCCACCCCGGCCTCGGGGCCGACGATGAACTTGGCCCCCCGCTCCTTAAGGACGGGATAGGCCGCCCGCAGGTCGTCCACCGAGAGGCCGAGGTGGTCGAGCCCCTCGACGAGCCGGGGCGCCTGGGCGTCGAAGCGCTCGCCGGGCCGGGTCCCGCGCACCATGAGGCGGCAGTCCCCGATCCGGAGGGTGATGTTCCGGGCGCCGCGCAGGTTCTCGTCCACCCGCACCCGCTCCGCCCCGAACACCCGCTCGAAGTACCCGGCCATCCCCTCCGCGTCGCGGCAGACGAAGTGAACGTGGTCCCAGCCGAATTTCACGCGTGGCTCCCTCCGCTCAAGGGGTGATGATGCGGCTCTCCCCGGCCTCTTCCCGGGTTTCCTCTTCCCCGCCCTGGGCGGCCCCCGCTGCGTGGCCCTGCTGCCGGGCGAGGCGGTCCAGCATGACGCTCAGCGAGAGGTGCACCATCTCGCGGAAGAAGCGGGGGGGCTCGCCCTCCCCGGCCCGCATTTCCCCGGCCAGGGCAAGGCACTCCCGGGCCAGGCCCGGCTGGCCCGAGAGGTGGAAGAAATAAGCGTTGTCCTCGAGGGCCCCGCTCATGCGGGAGCGCAGGGGGTCGTCCCCGAACAGGGCCTTCGCGGCGTCCGCGACGATCCGCTCCAGCCGCTCCCGCCGCTGGGCCTCGTCGAGCGCCACCTTGCTCTGGAGGGAGTCCACCAGGGTGCGCAGGTGGGGGAGGATCTTCCGCTCCTCGATGAGCCAGCTCCAGAAGGCCCGCTGCTCGAAGAGGTCCTTCGGCTCGAGCCGGGGCTCCCCCGGCCCCGGGGGCTGGACGTGGCGCAGGACCGGGTGGGCGTCCCCCGGCGGGAAGGCCACCGGATCGGCCAGGGGCTCCAGGAGGAGCTTCGCCCGGGTGAAGCCCGCGGGCAGGGCCTGGCCCTCGCGCTCGGCCTCGCGCTGGGCGCGCTGGAGGAGCCAGATGGCGTAGCCCAGGGGGGCCTCGCAGGTGGCGAGGGAGGACTCGGGCCCCCCGATGCGGGTGAGGACCTCGCGCAGCTCCTTCGCGCCCAGCTCCCCGGTGGCGAAGTCCTCGATGCCCTGGCCCCGCCGCAGCATGGCCTCGGCGACGAAGCGCCCCCGGGGCTGGAGGGAGCGGGCGATCCACACCATCATCCGGCCCAGGCCGTCCACGGCGCTGATGCGCGCCACCGCGAAGTCGATGCCCGGGGCGGGAGCCGGGGAGGCGGGCGCCTCGGGCGCCTTCGCCTTCTCCTCCACCGCGATGCCCCGGTTGCGCAGCCGGTAGAGGGCCTTGCGCAGGCGGGAGCTCGTCTCCTTGTCCGCCGTCCCCGCCTCGAGCCCGGCCAGGGCCTCGGCGGCCTCCTTCGTCTCGAGCGAGGCCAGGGCGTCGATGAGGAGCACGGGGGGCGCGTCACGCCGCTCCGCCATGGCGCGCGCCAGGGCCAGGAGAGAGGCGGGCCGGGCGTCCTCCCCGGCCACGCCGCGCAGGGCCAGCTCCCGGAGGCGGGGCGGGAGACCGCGGAGGAGATCGCTCACCTCGCCCGCCCCCGAGGGGTCCAGCTCCCCCGAGAGGCGGTCCGCCGCCCGCCTCGTGCGGTCGAGCGCCCCGGGATCGAGCTCCGCCGGAAGTTCCGCCGCGGGCTCCAGCGCCCGGATGGCCTCCCCGAGCGCGGCCAGGTCCTCGGGCGGCCAGCGAAGGGCGCGGGCG
The Candidatus Tectomicrobia bacterium genome window above contains:
- a CDS encoding endonuclease III, yielding MPPKASPSSALDFRSKKRLTRRLADHLRERFGVPSREARAGILDALIETLLSQSTTDHNRDLAFGGLKRRFPAWEQAAAARPAGIAAAIRQGGLANQKSARISSFLRWLKRERGELSLEFLHDAPDAEAVALLTRHKGIGVKTAYVTLMKASSRDLFPVDVHIHRIARRLGLIGPRVTPEKAHGELAPLVPPGRAHELHMNLLAFGRAVCTARAPRCGECILRRGCAFYRSLPPAAKAGG
- a CDS encoding DMT family transporter, with the protein product MTAAISLIGLAELLAILSSLTYAVAQALVRMGMRNASPFAAALVINGCTATGGLILSLWDGTLLASTFWPLFWYAMVGVIGPGIGRLFGFIGITRIGLSRSTTIASSTPIWGIAFAALVLGEAPTAGIILGTLGIVAGVVILSPTEAERERLGGWLQAGVVYPAVCSLAYALPPVFSKLAYAHQRTPYVGMAVAFSVGNLVTLAFKGLRPAEVRLSVGRPAWRWLLIAGGCSCVSSILLWNAILIGSVSTTLPLSRMAPFWVLLISYFFLGQIERITWRDVMATVLVVAGGVLITAFRI
- a CDS encoding flavin reductase family protein; this encodes MTTYAKKDFPVSEIRRFLEPGPIVLVSSAWKDETNILTMGWHMVMEFQPSLVGCYIWNANHSFDMIRKSRECVINVPTVELGAQVAGIGNCSGRDVDKFSRFKLTAAPGEKVNAPLIEECYANFECRLIDSSLIRKYSLFVLEVVKARAPVSPKYPQTLHYRGDGRFMISGPTVGRYRKWFRPEML
- a CDS encoding XRE family transcriptional regulator, with the protein product MAATLKEKMKKLPARRRRKIEKRAAELIAGEMSLRDLRKAHRLTQKRVAKSLGITQDGVSRLEKRSDLLISTLHGYVRSMGGTLHLVAEFPDRPPVKLKGFGEMEGRAEKNGA
- a CDS encoding type II toxin-antitoxin system RelE/ParE family toxin, with amino-acid sequence MRWEILFHGAFEREFDELQEDVQDELLAHARLLEEFGPSLKRPWADTLKGSRHANMKELRFQAGDGVWRVAFAFDPKRRAVLLVCGDKSGGGEQRFYRNLIRKADQRFGEHLAGLEKEEGR
- a CDS encoding VOC family protein, with translation MKFGWDHVHFVCRDAEGMAGYFERVFGAERVRVDENLRGARNITLRIGDCRLMVRGTRPGERFDAQAPRLVEGLDHLGLSVDDLRAAYPVLKERGAKFIVGPEAGVGGRLIAFVEGPENIRIELCEPMKG